The sequence CCCGCTGATTGGAAGCGGGACCTCGCCGACAACGAGGAGTGGCTGAAGTTCCTCGGCCCCAAGGTGCCCCAGGAAGTGTGGGATGAGTTCAACGCACTGAAGGAGCGCGTCGAGGCCGCGACCGCGTAGGGCGGTGACCGGGCCTGGCGGTGACCGGGCCCGGTGACGGTGCTTGGCGGTGACTGCGTAGGGCGGTGAACGCGCCGGGCGGTGACGGCGCCCCGCTAGAAAGCCCCGCTTTGAGCGGGGCTTTTTGCGTGCCCGCAGCAACTTTCCGGGTGCTGCGATGGTGGACTGGCCGTACTCCGATTGTTCCGGGGGTTGGAGCGCGGGGTGGGTGGGGTGGTCGGGTAGCGCGGTGCGGTCAGTGGGGTCGGTGGGGGGCTGATAGCGCGGTGAGGCCTGGGTGGGGCTGGGTTCTTACCGGTTGGCTGCGGAGGTGCTGGTGGCGGGATGGCGGCGGTTTTCGGCACAAAAGCGGTAAAAACGGTGGCTGCGGTTATGCTGCCGGACCCCGGCGAAAAATTGCGCAACAATGGGCCCCATGACCAAACAACCGGTAACCCGGCACACCATCTTCCAGTACTCCCTCATGTCCGCCCTCCTGGACGGCATTTACGACGGTGAGCTCAGCGTCAACGAGTTGCTAGGGAAAGGCAACTTCGGCATCGGCACGTTCGACGCGCTCGACGGCGAGATGGTCATCCTTGATGGTGAGTGTTTCCGCCTCGACCACACCGGCCGAGCCTCCCGCCCAGACCTCGACAAATGCACTCCCTTCGCCGTGGCCACGAATTTTGTACCCCGCCTCCACCGCAACGCCCCGGTAAACACGACGCGCGAGGCCCTGTCGGAGGTCATCGACGAGATGCTCCCTTCCTCTAATTACATGTACGCCCTCAAAATCACCGGACGATTCTCCAGCGTGCGCACACGGACGGTGGTGAAGCAGGAGCGGCCTTACCGGCCGATGGCGGAGGTGACCGAAGATGAT comes from Corynebacterium heidelbergense and encodes:
- the budA gene encoding acetolactate decarboxylase, whose product is MTKQPVTRHTIFQYSLMSALLDGIYDGELSVNELLGKGNFGIGTFDALDGEMVILDGECFRLDHTGRASRPDLDKCTPFAVATNFVPRLHRNAPVNTTREALSEVIDEMLPSSNYMYALKITGRFSSVRTRTVVKQERPYRPMAEVTEDDTEHTFENIEGVVMGFRTPIYEKGIGVPGCHAHFLDKKRELGGHVLDFTIAEGTIELCVGTDLELRLPLTGEFAGADLDPDDLDEQIQKTEVKE